In Roseofilum capinflatum BLCC-M114, the DNA window AGGGCGTTGACGATGTAGTCTTTTTCGGTGCTGTCTCCGGGATAGAGGTTGTGGGATTTTGCGCCCCGTTTGTGGACTCCTGCGCCTTTGAGTTGTTTGACGATGAGGACGGTGAGTTTGCCGCCTAGGGCGGATTGGGCGGCTTGGTGGGTGGCTTCGAGGATTTCTTGGACAAATTCGAGCCGGTTTTTGAAGGAGAAGTGGGTGCTGTCTACATAGTCTCCGGGTTGGTTGGTGTCGTCGAAGTCTTTGGCGTTGACGAGGATGACTTCTTCAAAGCCGTTGCCTTCCCAGTATTGGATCATTTCTTCGTTGGTTTTGGTGGAGACCATGCTGTGGTGTTCCTGGGAGTAGCCGTTCCAGACGAGGATGGGGAGGAAGTTGGTGACCTGGGGGAAGGCGGTGTGGAAGTGGGCGAAGCTGCTCATGATGTAGGGTTCGCCGAGTCCACCGTCGCCGATGGTGACGGGGAAGAGGATGCCGGGGTGGAGTTTGGCTCCGGCCATGGCGAAGTGTTGTCCTTGGCCGAGGGGGCCGGCTGGGTTGAGGAGTCCGGGGATTTGGCCGGAGAGGTGGCCGAGGAGTCCGTGCATTTCTCGGAAGCGTTCGCGCATTTGTTGGACGGTTTGGATGCCCATGTCTTCGAGGGAGCGGTCGAGGAACATATTGCTGTAGAATCCGGGGGCGTGGTGACCGACTTCGGTGAGGATGTTTTTGTGACCGAGCATGACGAGGGCGGCGATCGCATCGGCTATGCTGGCAAATCCACCGGGGTGTCCGGATTGTTTGGAGGCGGTGATTTGCAGGGTGAGATATCGCAGGGCATCGGCGGCGAGCAGGGTTTGGTAGGCGGCCCGCTCGTCACTGGGGGCGCTAATGGCGGTTTGTCCGGCTTCAATGGCGGGTTGGGTTCCGTAGGTTTCAAATTCTGGGAGGCGATCGGCAAAAACCTGAATACCTTGACAAAAGGAGGGTAGGGTGGTAGTGGCGCTCATGAGTAAAAAAATCCTCTGATGGGGTTGGAGATCGTTAAATAAATCTTACAATGTTAACGGCCTGTCCTTGGGCGATCGGCTATTGGTTCATTGCGTAGCAAACTATTGATAAAATTCAATAGATAAGGCTTGTTCTATCAGAAATAGTAAGGTGTAAGGGTGAAAAGTCGGTGGTAGTCTTCACTGAGAGATAAAGCTATCAAAAGTGAGCGACGATCTACACTGAGATCGATTACTTTGGAGAAATAGAAACTGATTGCTCCCCTAGAGTTGAGAACCCCTGTTGATGAAAGCGTTTAGTTTTGCCAAGGTTCCCCCGATTTATTGTGGTGCTGGCCAAGTCCGAGAATTAAGGAGTTTAATTGCCCAATTTGAGGGTAAGAGGGTGCTGTTGATTACGGGGGCCGAGTCTTTGCAAGCGTCGGGTCAGTTCGATTCCATTCAGGCACAGTTGAATGAGTCAGCTCAGGTGGTTCATCATGGGGTTTGCGATCGCGAGCCGACGGATGCTCTGATTGATGGTATCTGTGAGGAGATCCGTGACTTATCGATTGATGCGATCGTCAGTATTGGCGGTGGTAGTGTGATTGATGTGGGAAAGGCGATCGCCTGTGATATTCCTCCAGAGTCTGGGGCGATCGAGCATATCCAAGGTATGGCAACGAATCCACGGCTGACGCACTCCAAAATTCCCTTAATTGCTATTCCCACTAACTCTGGCACGGGAAATGAAGTGACTCCGAAAATTGCGATCGACCGGATAGGTGTTCCAGGAACCAAAACCTTTTTCACTCACCCCCAATTTATGCCAGATGCTGTGATTCTTGACCCGGAACTGCATATTTCCTGCTCTCCTGAGCTAACGGCTACCTGTGGGTTAGTGACTTTGGCGCATTTGATGGAAGCCGAGTTTGCTCTTCATACCTCGGTCTTAACGGAGGCGATTATCTGGAGTGGCTTAGAAGCGCTCAAAGATAATTTACTCCTTGCTTGTGCAGTTGGAGCTGGGAGTCAAGCAGTGCGGGGAAAAATGGCCTATGCTTCCTGTGCATCGGGGATTGGTCAAGCGAATAGCTCTGTGGGACTGCTGCAAGCTCTTTCCCTGATTCTCAGTAGTTTTTGCCCCGTTCCCTATCGCATAGCCTGTAGCACGTTGGCGGGTTCTGCTCTGCGGGTGAGTCTCAGGGCTTTGCGTACCCGTTATACCCAAAATCCAATTCTGCTGAAAATGGCTAAGGTGGGAGAACTCTTTGATGGCCGTACTCAGCAGAGCCACCATTATTATTGTGATGCCTTGGTCAATATTGTGGAAGCCTGGGTGCAAATTTTACCGATTCCTCGTCTGGGAGAATATGGTATTAAGACCCAAGATCTGCCTCCTGTGGTTGAAAAGACCCTCGATTCCTGTCCTAATGTGGATCTGTATCGGGATGAGATCTACGCCATCTTACAGGATAGATTGTAGGGCTATGGGCGATCGCGGGTAATGGGTAAGCTCACCTTATGAGAGATAAAAAAATATTATATTTCAAAAGGCTTGCAATCCAATCAGCTTATGCATACACTAAAAGTATGAAAGCAATAGGAGCAATAACTAATGTTCAACTTCCTCTTTACCCAACGCCCTGCTAACCCTGAAATGCAAGGAAACAATAACCCCATCAAACGGTACTTACAACCTTTACGGCAATGGCTCAATCGCTTTGAAATTCGTGACGAAAGCATGGCTCATTTCCTCTGTCGTATGATTCCCGTTCAATGTCCTTTTGCCCGCGATCTTTATTTGTTTGGTCGCAAAATTGGACATATTCCCCCCTTATGCAAGTTAAATCCCCTCTATGAAGAAGTCATTGCCTTGCGATTCCGCGCTTTGTGTTATTTAGCTGATGAATGTGGACAAGATATTCGCATTTATTGTTAAGCGCACCGCGCTGGTAATCGGTAAAACACACTCTCTCCCAAAGGTATAGATCGCCGTACTTTCCTCAGTTGCTTACATCAGCAAATCCCTTAGCTCTGGATATCGTCGAATCGAGCCATCAATTGTAGCTAATTGTGCTTGGTATTCTATTGCTGTAGCTATAATAATTCTGTCAAACGGATCTCGATGAATGGGTGATAGCTGCACTGCACGAGAAGCAATCTTTGGAGTCAGAGGAAAAAGAGAAATTCCGGAGGGATCTAACGCTTCTTGCAACCAAAGATCGAGAGTATAGGGCAATGATAAGCGTCCGCGTTGTCCTGCTAAAGCTACTTCGTAGCAAGAGACTGAAGCTATACCGACTAAACTTGCTGTTGAGATGATGTCTACCCAAGCAGTAGGAAACCGTTCCCATTGGAGATTAACAAACCAGATCCAGATGTGGGTATCTAAGAGAATTATTTCAGGCATTCCCAATCGTTTTCATCCACAATAGGACTGACCAAATCTCCTGTAATTTTAGCTTTGCCTGCAATTAAGGGTGAAGGTTGGCGGCGTTGTCCAGTAGAGGTGGGAAACTCTTCTAGAATAGAAATGGCAATGCGAGCTGAATGAATGGGGGGTTTTTGGGTCAACCACACAATCTTACCATTTTGATATAAGGCTTCGTATTGCATAAGTTTCCCTCTAAATTGACTGCCTAGAGATATTATAACTTCCAGACCAATAGAAGTGTAACATGGGCAGGGGACAGAGTTTGGTATAATTTGACGAGTTATTGCTCGACCCAAACCCATGAGTACCCAACCGAAAATAATTGTTCTTGACGACGATCCTACCGGATCGCAAACGGTGCATAGTTGTTTGTTGCTGATGCAGTGGGATGTGGAAACCCTGCGGTTTGGCTTAACGGATGATTCGCCAATTGTGTTTATTTTAACGAATACGAGGGCGTTGACTCCGGAGGAAGCGCGGCAGGTGACGGTGGAGGTGTGCCAAAATTTGAAGCAGGCGATCGCCGCAGAAAAGATCGAAAATTTCTTAGTCGTCAGTCGTTCCGACTCTACGCTTCGGGGCCATTATCCCATTGAAACGGATGCGATCGCCGCCGAACTCGGCCCCTTTGATGGCCATTTTCTCATCCCCGCCTTCTTTGAAGGGGGACGGATCACCCGCGATAGTATCCATTATCTGATGGTGGACGGCACGCCTACCCCCGTCCATGAAACGGAATTTGCCAAAGATTCTGTTTTTGGCTACTCCCACTCCTATCTTCCCGATTATGTGGCTCAAAAAACCCAAGGTCAAATTAGCAGCGATCGCGTCCAACGGTTTCTCCTCGAAGATATTCGCGAAGGCAGCTTTGACCGTCTCATGACCCTCACCGATAATCAATGTGGAGTCGTAGACGCAGAACACCAAGTTGACCTAGACTGGTTTGCCGGCGACCTATTGCGAGCCAGTTCCCATGGTAAACGCTTCCTCCTTCGCAGTGCCGCCAGTATTCTCACCTCCCTAGCCCAACTGCCCCAGCAACCGGTAATGGCCGAACATATGAATCAATATGTGCGCGAAGGCCAACCCGGCGTAATATTGGTCGGCTCCCATGTGAAAAAAACCACCGAACAACTCACCGAACTCCTAAAAGAGCCAGAAATTAAGGGCATAGAAGTGGATGTCAGCACTTTACTCAAAAATGACCCTAACAGCCAAGAAAGCCTGATCCAGAGCATTTTAAGCCAGGTTCAGGACATCCACAGCCAAGGGCGAACCCCGGTTATTTACACCTCGCGCCAAGAACTCACCTTTCCCACCATTCAAGCGCGACTCGACTTTGGTAAACAGGTGTCGCAAGTGCTAATGACGGTGGTTGAGAACCTCCCCGAAGACATGGGCTATTTAATCAGCAAAGGCGGCATTACCTCCAATGATGTCCTCAGTCACGGGTTAAGATTGCGATCGGCTCGTCTACTTGGCCAAATTCTCCCCGGATGCTCCCTCGTGCGTACTCCCATCGACCATCCCCGGTTCCCCAACCTACCCGTGGTACTCTTTCCTGGAAATGTGGGAGATCGCCACGGGTTAACCACCGTCTATCAACGATTAAACCAGCAATCTGCTCACTGAACCCCCTGAACGGGATCTTAGCCGTACCATTTTATGAAATTATGGTTAAAAGAGTTTTGGCGATCCCCGATCCTGAGCCATCTATCCTCAGTTGGGGAGCAGCAGAACTCCGTTGGAGGAAAACACATTTGGTCAACGCTAACCACTCAACTATGAAATACCGCGCTTTTATTTCTGTCATTCTAGCCTTGTGTTTGAGTCTGATTACCGCCTGTAGTGAAGGCCCAGCCGTAGGCAGCGACTACACCTATGATGATATTAGAAACACAGGTTTAGCCAACAACTGTCCCCAATTGGAAGAAACCGCTAGAGGTTCTATCCCCCTAGATCCCAGCAAAAGCTACATCTTGACTGATTTATGCTTGCAACCTAATGATTATTTTGTCAAAGAAGAAGCGACCAGCAAGCGCAAAGAAGCTGAGTTTGTACCCGGTAAAGTCCTTACCCGCAAAACCTCCAGCCTCACCCAAGTCTATGGAGACCTCACCTTTAGCTCAGATAAAGCCCTGACTTTTGCTGAAAAAGGTGGGATTGATTTCCAGATTATTACCGTACTCCTACCCGGAGGCGAAGAAGTCCCCTTCTTCTTCACCATCAAAAATCTAGTCGCTAAAACTGAACCGGGTTCAGATAGTGTCAACACTTCAACTGATTTTGAAGGGAAATTCCGCGTTCCCTCCTATCGGGGAGCCACTTTCCTCGATCCTAAAGGTCGGGGGGTAGCGACAGGTTATGATAACGCCGTTGCCTTACCTTCGAGTGCAGACGCTGAAGATTTGACCCTGGCGAATGTGAAACGGGTTCAAGTCGGTGAAGGAGAAATTTCTTTACAAGTCACGAAAGTTGACCCCAGCACAGGAGAATTTGGTGGGATTTTTGTCAGTGTCCAACCTTCGGATACGGATTTAGGGGCTAAAGAACCTGTAGACGTGAAAATCAAAGGAATCTTTTACGGTCGTGTAGAAGAAGACTTGAGCTAGTTTAATTCAATTACTAAAGCCTGCTGTAGGGGTGGACTCTCGTTCACCCCTTTATTTTTTTGTATAAAAATAATAAATTCTGTTCTACTTAATAAGCGCAGCCTAAATCGATAATAAACTTTACATTTTGATAGACTTTTCTGATTTACACTGAGAATCTGAGAGTTAAACATCAAGGCTCTCAGTGTAAATCAATCCTATCAAGTCCAATTAAACAACTATACATTCAAGTCATCCTAGGGTGGGCAAGATATCCTTCTATAGTTTATTGATTAACAGTGAGACACCACGATCTATCGACAACGCCCGTATATGTAGGGGCGAACGGCCGTTCGCCCCTACAACCTACAACTTGATATCACAAGCCCACTCAATAAAGCAGCCAAGAATCATAGAGTAGACAAGAGAGGAAACCTCATGATTAATTTTTACAATCTATCGATTATTTTTGCGGAATTATTCATTGTTTTAGTCACATTTATGGTTCTGCACTGGCTGCTGAACTGGTTATTCAAAAAAAGTTATCATTTATCATGGCTTAAAGACAAAAAAAGCTCAATTAATAATATTCGCAAAATCTCCAAAAAAATTCTAGCCTTTTCCTGGTTTATACTCAGTCTTGCCATTATTCTATTCAATGTCTTTTTGATCTATCGAGGAGAACAAAATCTACCTCGGTACACCCTAGAGTTATTTCAAAACATTCCCAAAGAGTTCTGGCAAACACTCCTCTATGGAATCTTTATCAGTGGCGGTCTAATCATCGTTACTTTAACCATCATCCGTTACCTCGATCCACTGCTAAAAAAAGCTGGGAAA includes these proteins:
- a CDS encoding iron-containing alcohol dehydrogenase → MKAFSFAKVPPIYCGAGQVRELRSLIAQFEGKRVLLITGAESLQASGQFDSIQAQLNESAQVVHHGVCDREPTDALIDGICEEIRDLSIDAIVSIGGGSVIDVGKAIACDIPPESGAIEHIQGMATNPRLTHSKIPLIAIPTNSGTGNEVTPKIAIDRIGVPGTKTFFTHPQFMPDAVILDPELHISCSPELTATCGLVTLAHLMEAEFALHTSVLTEAIIWSGLEALKDNLLLACAVGAGSQAVRGKMAYASCASGIGQANSSVGLLQALSLILSSFCPVPYRIACSTLAGSALRVSLRALRTRYTQNPILLKMAKVGELFDGRTQQSHHYYCDALVNIVEAWVQILPIPRLGEYGIKTQDLPPVVEKTLDSCPNVDLYRDEIYAILQDRL
- a CDS encoding Mo-dependent nitrogenase C-terminal domain-containing protein codes for the protein MQGNNNPIKRYLQPLRQWLNRFEIRDESMAHFLCRMIPVQCPFARDLYLFGRKIGHIPPLCKLNPLYEEVIALRFRALCYLADECGQDIRIYC
- a CDS encoding type II toxin-antitoxin system VapC family toxin — its product is MPEIILLDTHIWIWFVNLQWERFPTAWVDIISTASLVGIASVSCYEVALAGQRGRLSLPYTLDLWLQEALDPSGISLFPLTPKIASRAVQLSPIHRDPFDRIIIATAIEYQAQLATIDGSIRRYPELRDLLM
- a CDS encoding four-carbon acid sugar kinase family protein, encoding MSTQPKIIVLDDDPTGSQTVHSCLLLMQWDVETLRFGLTDDSPIVFILTNTRALTPEEARQVTVEVCQNLKQAIAAEKIENFLVVSRSDSTLRGHYPIETDAIAAELGPFDGHFLIPAFFEGGRITRDSIHYLMVDGTPTPVHETEFAKDSVFGYSHSYLPDYVAQKTQGQISSDRVQRFLLEDIREGSFDRLMTLTDNQCGVVDAEHQVDLDWFAGDLLRASSHGKRFLLRSAASILTSLAQLPQQPVMAEHMNQYVREGQPGVILVGSHVKKTTEQLTELLKEPEIKGIEVDVSTLLKNDPNSQESLIQSILSQVQDIHSQGRTPVIYTSRQELTFPTIQARLDFGKQVSQVLMTVVENLPEDMGYLISKGGITSNDVLSHGLRLRSARLLGQILPGCSLVRTPIDHPRFPNLPVVLFPGNVGDRHGLTTVYQRLNQQSAH
- a CDS encoding photosystem II manganese-stabilizing polypeptide gives rise to the protein MKYRAFISVILALCLSLITACSEGPAVGSDYTYDDIRNTGLANNCPQLEETARGSIPLDPSKSYILTDLCLQPNDYFVKEEATSKRKEAEFVPGKVLTRKTSSLTQVYGDLTFSSDKALTFAEKGGIDFQIITVLLPGGEEVPFFFTIKNLVAKTEPGSDSVNTSTDFEGKFRVPSYRGATFLDPKGRGVATGYDNAVALPSSADAEDLTLANVKRVQVGEGEISLQVTKVDPSTGEFGGIFVSVQPSDTDLGAKEPVDVKIKGIFYGRVEEDLS